One genomic region from Nitrososphaerota archaeon encodes:
- a CDS encoding phosphoribosyltransferase family protein: protein MIFKNRPEAGERLAEALKDYKGKDVVVLGIPRGGVVVASEVAKALGAPLDIVVTRKIEAPGEPEYALGAVTQEGDVIMDRAAAESLGASPEYLDSQVRLKRREVEERMLRFRGDAPYPQLEGKVVIIVDDGIATGSSVGAAVMSVRKRKPREVVVAVPVAPSDAIDTLTEDGNRVVCLETPGPFLAIGEFYGSFDQVEDEEVKRILDESWSHRR, encoded by the coding sequence GTGATTTTCAAGAACAGGCCGGAGGCTGGGGAGAGGCTCGCCGAAGCTCTCAAAGACTACAAAGGCAAAGACGTCGTTGTCCTCGGAATTCCCAGGGGAGGAGTGGTGGTCGCCAGCGAGGTGGCGAAGGCGTTGGGGGCACCATTGGACATCGTGGTCACGAGGAAGATCGAGGCCCCGGGGGAGCCGGAGTACGCTCTCGGCGCGGTTACCCAGGAGGGGGACGTCATAATGGACCGGGCTGCGGCCGAGTCCCTTGGCGCCAGTCCGGAGTACCTCGACTCCCAGGTCAGGCTGAAGAGAAGGGAGGTCGAGGAGAGGATGCTCAGGTTCAGGGGCGACGCGCCCTATCCGCAGCTCGAGGGGAAGGTGGTCATCATAGTTGACGACGGGATAGCGACGGGGAGCTCGGTCGGGGCGGCGGTGATGTCGGTCAGGAAGAGGAAACCGCGAGAGGTGGTCGTGGCGGTGCCGGTCGCGCCTTCTGACGCCATCGACACCCTCACCGAGGATGGCAACAGGGTCGTCTGTCTCGAGACCCCTGGACCGTTCCTGGCGATAGGGGAGTTCTACGGCTCCTTCGACCAGGTCGAGGACGAAGAGGTGAAGCGCATCCTGGACGAGAGCTGGAGCCACAGGCGCTAG
- the pyrE gene encoding orotate phosphoribosyltransferase, producing MAEALFRTGALRFGKFALSSGKQSSYYLDLRVVPSYPEVYGLVIDVYREVAEQVGEKNFDVVAGVATAGITISSPLALALKKPMVYVRSEEKGHGLGRRVEGASHPGWKALVVDDLVTTGGSLISAVEALRKGGCVVKEAAVLVDRLEGGKANLAAVGVRLNAGANINELVEILFQGKRITKRDYEAVMEQVGGSKR from the coding sequence CTGGCAGAAGCTCTCTTTAGGACGGGGGCGCTTCGGTTCGGGAAGTTCGCGCTGTCAAGTGGGAAACAGAGTTCCTACTACCTGGACCTGAGGGTCGTCCCGAGCTATCCCGAGGTGTACGGGCTCGTGATTGATGTATACAGGGAGGTGGCGGAGCAGGTCGGCGAGAAGAACTTCGACGTGGTGGCCGGTGTGGCCACCGCCGGAATCACGATATCCTCTCCGCTGGCCTTGGCCCTGAAGAAACCCATGGTCTACGTCAGGAGCGAAGAGAAGGGGCACGGACTGGGAAGGCGAGTCGAAGGGGCGTCGCACCCCGGGTGGAAGGCCCTTGTGGTGGACGACCTGGTGACCACAGGAGGGAGTCTGATCTCGGCGGTTGAGGCGCTGAGGAAGGGAGGGTGCGTAGTAAAGGAGGCGGCAGTCCTTGTGGATCGGCTCGAGGGAGGGAAGGCGAATCTCGCGGCGGTCGGGGTCAGGCTCAACGCAGGCGCCAACATTAACGAGTTGGTCGAGATTCTGTTCCAGGGGAAGCGCATCACGAAGAGGGATTACGAGGCGGTGATGGAGCAAGTCGGGGGTTCGAAGAGGTGA
- a CDS encoding dihydroorotate dehydrogenase: MSVEGIRVKIGGLQLANPTLLASGVHGSSLSKVLDALRYGAGGAVTKSIGPEPREGYAEPTLVEVEGGMVNAAGLPNPGAERFSHDLEAIGGKGLPVFVSIFGGDAQEFGKVVDTLDDRDFMAYELNLSCPHVAGVGTEIGHHPEVVSKVIKAVKSRTKKQVFTKLSPNTDRLVEVAQAAVDSGADGLTAVNTLRAFPIDVETERPSLSNGYGGLSGGAIRPVALRCVYELRENFDVPIMGCGGVSSWEHAVEFFLAGADAVQVGTATIRKFAIFNDINLGVVSYLERKGIASLDRLVGAAHRDGGLKAVLRRERA, encoded by the coding sequence GTGAGCGTGGAGGGAATCAGAGTGAAAATAGGCGGTTTGCAACTCGCAAACCCAACCCTGCTTGCGTCGGGGGTCCACGGCAGCTCACTTTCCAAGGTGCTGGACGCCCTCAGGTATGGCGCAGGAGGGGCGGTGACGAAGTCGATCGGTCCGGAACCGAGGGAGGGATACGCAGAGCCGACGCTGGTCGAGGTGGAAGGGGGCATGGTGAACGCTGCAGGCCTGCCCAATCCGGGGGCGGAACGATTCTCACACGACCTGGAGGCGATAGGTGGCAAGGGGCTCCCCGTGTTCGTGTCGATCTTCGGCGGGGATGCCCAGGAGTTCGGGAAGGTGGTGGACACCCTCGACGACAGGGACTTCATGGCCTACGAGCTGAACCTCAGCTGTCCACACGTCGCAGGGGTGGGGACGGAGATTGGGCACCACCCTGAAGTCGTGTCCAAGGTGATCAAGGCTGTGAAGTCAAGGACGAAGAAGCAGGTGTTCACCAAGCTTTCGCCAAATACTGACAGACTGGTAGAAGTGGCCCAGGCGGCGGTGGACTCGGGTGCGGACGGACTAACGGCGGTCAACACGCTCAGGGCTTTCCCGATAGATGTCGAGACTGAGAGGCCCTCCCTGTCCAATGGGTACGGGGGCCTGTCCGGAGGCGCTATCAGGCCGGTCGCGCTGAGGTGCGTCTACGAACTCAGGGAGAACTTCGACGTCCCAATCATGGGTTGCGGGGGAGTGTCCAGCTGGGAGCACGCGGTGGAGTTCTTCCTCGCAGGGGCAGATGCGGTGCAGGTGGGCACAGCGACCATCAGGAAGTTCGCCATCTTCAACGACATCAACCTGGGGGTTGTTTCCTACCTTGAAAGGAAAGGGATTGCCAGCCTTGACAGGCTGGTCGGCGCGGCGCACCGCGATGGAGGTCTTAAGGCCGTTCTACGGAGAGAGAGAGCTTGA